The segment GACGCGCTGGAGAAAGCGCGCAAGGCACGAATGCACCTCCTCGACATCATGGAGACGGCGATCGCGAAGCCGCGCGCGGAGCTGTCGCCGTACGCGCCTCGGATCTACATCATGATGATCGACCCCGACAAGATCCGCGAAGTGATCGGACCGGGCGGCAAGATGATCAAGAAGATCAGCGCCGAGACCGGCACGCAGATCGACATCGAGGATTCGGGAGAGATTCGGATCGCGGCATTCAGCGGCGCGGACGGAGATCGGGCACGCGAGATCATCCGCTCGATCACCGAGGACCCTGAGATCGGCCGCATCTACCAGGGCACCGTTCGCCGGGTGGTGCCGTTCGGCGCGTTCGTCGAGATCTCCCCGGGCAAGGACGGGCTGGTGCACATCTCCGAGCTCGAGGACAGGCGTGTCGAGCGGGTCGAGGACGTCATCAACGAGGGCGATTCGGTTCTCGTGAAGGTGATCGGGATCGACCGCGAAGGAAAGATCAAGCTGAGCCGAAAGCAGGCGCTGCCGGGACATGAGAACGATCCGGTCGTGGCCGCTTCGGATCCCCGCGGCGGACGCGGCGGCGGTCGGGACGGGGGCAGGGACGGCGCGCGCCGCCGGCCGGAGCCGTCGCGCCGATAACGGTGTGTCAGACCGAATCGAGAACCGCCCAACGGAGGCTTCGGCCTCCGTTGGCGTTTCGGGCGGCGCCACGGGGTCCTCGCCCGTGCGCCTCGCCCGTGCGGCGGCCATGACCGAAGAGAGCCGCTTTTCGCGCGCCGTGCTGCCGTCGGGGGTCGTCATCCTCGGCGAGCGCATGGACTCCGTCCGCTCCGTCGCGGTCGGCGCCTGGGTCCGTGTCGGGTCCCGTCACGAATCGGCGCGGGAGGCGGGGATGACCCACTTCCTCGAGCACGTGGTCTTCAAGGGTACCCGGCATCGCGACGCCCTCCAGATCGCGCTCGCGATCGAGTCGGTCGGCGGGCATCTCGACGCTTTCACCGGGCGCGAGGTGACCTGCTTGAACGCCAGGGTCTTGGAAGAGGACCTGGACTTGGCCGTGGACGTCCTGGCCGACCTCGCGCTGGGGCCCCGCCTCGATCCCGTCGAGATCGAGCGGGAGAAGAACGTCATCGCCGAGGAGATTCACAACTACGAGGACACGCCGGACGATCGCGTTCACGACCTCTTCTCTGAGCTGGTCTGGCGGGGGCATCCGCTCGGCAATCGGATCCTCGGCACCGTCGAAACCGTCACGGGATTCACGCGCGACGCGATCGCCGCTTACCACGCGCGCTGCTATACCGCGCCCAGCATCCTGATCTCGGTGGCCGGACGCTTCGCCTGGGATCAGGTCGTCGCGGTGGTCGCGGAGAAGTTCGGCGCCGCGCCGGCCGGCTCCCGGATCCCCGCGCCCGCCGCCTCGACTGACGGCCGGGGCGTCGTCCACCAGGTCAAGGATCTGTCCCAGCTCTACCTCTGCGTCGGCGCCACAGGCCTTCCGCACGAGCACCCCGACCGGTACGCGCTGGTCCTCCTCTCGACCATCCTGGGCGGCGGGATGAGCTCGCGGCTCTTCCAGCGGGTCCGCGAGCAGGAGGGCCTCGCCTACTCCGTTTATACCTACGCCGATTCCTACAGCGATGCGGGGATCTTCTGCGCATCCATGAGCGTCCAGCCGGTGCACGGCCGCCGGGCGATCCAGCTCACCCTCGACGAGTTCGCGCGCGTCGCCGACGAGCGCATCCCCGAAGCGGAGCTCGCGTCGGCCAAGGCGCAGCTCAAGGGGAACCTGCTGCTCGGCCTCGAGAGCACGACGAATCAGATGACCCGGCTCGCCCGGTCCGAGATCTATTCCGGCCGGTACGTCCCGGTGGATGAGCTGATCGCCTCGGTCGATCGGATCACCGACGACGACGTTCGGCGCGTGGCGGGGGAGCTCCTCTCGCGCGACAGGCTCTGCCTCGTGGCGCTCGGCTCCAAGACGGAAAAGGTGTTCGAGGCTTCGGATCTCATCCCGGGCGCGGTCGCGTGACGGCGCCCATCGCGGTCCGCGTGCTGCTCGAGCCCCACGCCGTCTCGCCGCCGGCCTACCAGTCGGAGCACGCGTCCGGCGTGGACCTGGTCGCTGCCCTCGACGGCGAGGCCGAGATCACTCCCGGACAAGTTCTCGCCGTCCCGACGGGGATCCGCCTCGAGATTCCGCCGGGTTACGAGGGACAGATCCGAGCGCGGAGCGGCCTGGCCGCGCGCCACGCGATCGGGGTGCCGAACGCGCCCGGAACGATCGACGCCGACTACCGAGGGGAGGTCCAGGTGCTCCTCGTCAATTTCGGCACGCGCCCCTACGTCGTGCGGCGGGGCGACCGGATCGCTCAGCTCGTTTTCGCCCCGGTCGCGCGGGCAACGCTCGAGACGACCTCCGCTCTGACGGAAACCGCGCGCGGCGAGGGAGGCTTCGGCCACACCGGGCGATGAGGGAAGCTCCGCTCGCATGGACGGTGATCGTCCTCCACCAGACGCCGGCCCGATTCACCGCGGCGCCGATGGGTGTGTCGATCCCGGCGCTCCGCCGCGTGCTCCGCGCGCTCTTGGATCGCGGGCACCGCTTCGTCGGATTGGACGACTCGGCTCCCGCCGGCGCCCCGCCGGGCTCGATCGCGCTCACCGCGGATGATGGCTATGCGAGCCAACTTACGCATTTGAGGCCGCTTCTGCGGGAACTGGGGATCCCCTGGACCGTGTTCGTATTGGCAGGGATGCTGGGGAAGCGAAACGATTGGGACCATCCTTGGGTCTCGCCGCGCGAGCGTCATCTGACCCCCGACGAGGTACGCCGGCTGGCGGGGGAAGGTGTCACGATCGGCTCGCACGGTATGACGCACGTCAACATGACCGCGCTCCCGGATGCCGCGCTCGAGGAAGAGCTCGCGCGCTCCAGGGAGACCCTCCGAAACCTCTCCAGCCAGCCGGTGGACTGCGTCTCGTATCCCTGGGGGCTGGCCAATGAGCGCGTGACCGACGCGGCCAGGAGCGCCGGCTATCGCTTGGGTTTCGGCGCGGACGTCGGGCACACGACCGGGGGATCGGCCGCGCGGGCCGGCGCGTCGAGCTTTCTGATTTCACGGCTCGGCCTCTATGGACCGGACCAGCTCTTTCCCGGGCTCGCGGCCGCCGCGATCGGCCATTCGCACCCGCTTCGCTCGTTCCGAGGCGGGCTGGAGCGCGTGGGACAGGGCCTGCTCGGGGTGGCCATGGCGAGCCAGGCGAGGCCCCGTGGCTGACCGCGGCCGGGGCGGCCTTTTCACGGCGCTTCTATTCCTTATAGCGTCCCTCGGCACGCTTGCGGCGGGGCAGGAGAACTCGGCTTCCCCGCCGGATTCGGTCGCCGACTCGCTCGGGGCGGCCAAACCGGAAGCGATCCCCGGGGCCAATGCCGGGTTGGCGGGGGGCGATAGCCTTGCGGCCGGGGCGGACGTCGACCCGGGACTGGCACCGGTGCCGTGGAAGATCGGGGAGTATTTTCAGTTCTCGATCGACTGGAACGGGCTGAACGGCGGAGGCTCGCTCATGCAGGTGCAGAACATCCAGCGCCTCGACGGTCGGCGCGTCTACAGAATCGTCACAAAGTCCGAGTCGAACTCATTCGTCTCGAAGTTCTACAAGGTTCGCGACAGGGCCGAGAGCTACATCGACGCCGAGTCGCTCTACACGCGCCGGTTCGTGAAACACCTGCGCGAGGGCTCCTATAAGAAGGATGTCGACGTCCGCTTCGACCAGGAAACGCACAAGGCGGCGTACGACGACGGAGCCACGATCGACGTGCCAGCGCGCGTGCACGACGTGCTCTCCGCGTTCTATTATGTGCGCACCCAGCCCCTGCCGACCGGGGGGACGATCCTGCTCCCGACGCACGACAACAAGAAGAGCTATGACATGGAGGTCAAGGTCCACAAGCGGGAGCGCGTCCAGGTGCCGGCGGGAACGTTCGACTGCGTCGTCGTGGAGCCGATCCTCAAATCGGAGGGCGTATTCAAATCCAAGGGCAGCATTCTCGTTTGGCTCTCGGACGACGCGCGCCGGATCCCGGTGATGGTGAAGAGCAAGGTTCCGGTCGGCTCGATCTCGATCAGCTTGACCGACATGCGCCTCTCGTTTCAGCGCAAGCAGTGAGCGCTCCGCGGTGAGCCGCCACCCCGAGATCGACCTCCGGGCGGTCAAGACGATCTCCATCGGGAAGCGTCCGAACAAGGTCCGAATCGAGCAGTTCGCGTCGGCCCCCGATCCTTCCGCTCCCATCGGAACGTTCGAGCAATTCCTCCCCGACCTCCTCGCCGGGGCCTCGCTTCGCGAATTGCTCCAGGCCTGGGTCGTTGCCCGCGCGGACGGACGCCCCGCGATCGCGATGCTGGGGGGCCATGTCATCAAGACGGGGGTGCAGCGGCCCCTCCTCTCGCTCCTGGACGCGGAGGCGTTCACGGCGATCGCGATGAACGGCGCCGCGGCCATCCACGATTTCGAGATCGCCCTCTTCGGGCAGACTTCGGAGCCGGTCGAGGAGACGCTGGGGACCGGGCAGTTCGGCCTCGTCGAGGAGACGCCGGCGCTCATGAATCAGGCGGTCAACGAGGGCGCGAAGCGTGGGCTGGGCATGGGCGAAGCGCTCGGCGAGTTCCTGGTCGAAGCCGACGCCCCGAACGCGTCGGTCAGCGTGCTGGCGCGGGCGGCCTCGATGGGAGTTCCGCTCACGGTCCACGTGGCGATCGGCACCGACACGCTCCACCAGCACCCTTCCTTCGACGGCGCGGCCACCGGGCTCGCGACGCACCGCGATTTTCGAATCTTCACGGCGGCGATCCGCGACCTCGAGGGCGGCGTCGTGCTCAACTTCGGGAGCGCGGTCATCCTGCCCGAGGTATTCCTGAAGGCTCTCTCCACGGTGCGGAATCTGGGACACGAGGCCTCGCGCTTCGTGGCCGCGAACTTCGATCAGATCCGCCACTACCGCCCCGAGAAGAACATCCTCGAACGGCCCCTGCTCGGCGGCGGCAAGGGCTACTCGTTCGTCGGGCCCCATGAGATCTGGTTTCCCCTCCTCGCCGCTCTCTATCTCGCGCGAGCGCCACGTCCTGGTCGATGAGCCGCTCCCGGCTCATCCTGCTGGCGCTGGGGATTGTCCTGAGCGCCCTTGCGATCGTCCTGCTCGCCCGGTCGATCGACATCTCCGCGGCCATGCGCGCGCTCAGCCGCGCGAACATGGGCTGGGTGGTGGCGGGCACCCTCGTCACGTTCGTCGGCTATTACCTGAGGGCCCTCAGGTGGCGTGAGATTCTGGCGCCCCGGGTCCAGCCCTCGATGGCCCGGCTCTTCAGCGCGACGATGGTCGGGTTCCTGGCTATCAACACCCTCCCGGCGCGTCTCGGGGAGCTGGTTCGCGCGTACGTGCTCGCCCGCACGGAGAAGATCCCGACAGCGACCGTCCTTGGGTCGCTTGCAGTGGAACGAATCCTCGACATGGCCATGCTGGGTATTTTTTGGGCGCTGTCGCTCTTGATTGCTCCCATCCCCGACTGGTTCCGGTGGAGCGGCTACGCGACGATCGGAATCGGGGGTGCAATCGCGGCTGCCCTTTGGGGGCTCCATGCGACCCGGGGCCACGCGGGCTGGAGCGAGGGCCGTTTGATCGCGCTGCTGCCGAAACGCCTGGGGGGGTTCATCTCGAAGGGAATACCGGCGTTCGGCGCCGGGCTTCAGGTCTTCGGGAGCCCCAAGCTGATGGCGAAGGCCAGCGCATGGTCGATCGTCGCCTGGGTAGTCAGCGCGAGTGTCTTCCTTTTAGTTGGGCTGAGTCTCGGGCTCCGTGTCCCCGTGGGAGCGATCTTCCTGCTGACTTTTGTCGTCTGCCTCGGCATTTCCCTGCCGTCGTCACCCGGTTTCATCGGCGTCATGGAGGGCGCCTGTGTCATGGGACTCTCCATATTTGGCGTTGGCGGCCCCGAGGCCCTCGCCTTCGCGATCCTCTATCACGTGACGCAGCTCGTCCCTCCTCTCGTTCTTGGCACTTATTTTGTTTTTAAACAGCACCTTACGCCGGAATTGATCCATCTCGAGGGGGGCGCCGATGGGGAGGTCGTGCGAAAAAAGAGGCGACAGTGAAAAGCGGGCAGATAGCGACCGCACGTGTGTAAAGCTTTTTTAGTTGACTCTGGGCAGGGGGGCTGCTATACTCGTTTGTGCGGTAAATCCGCGCTCAGAGGGCACTTAGGATAGGGATTCTCCGAAATGGAGAGATGATGGCGGCTTCCGGCCGGGAGTTTCAGGCACGTGTCGGCGGCAGAGCCTCATCCCTATTGGCTTCATGTACCCTCATCGTGGCATTAAGTTTCACACCGTGGGTGATCGGCGCCGAAGCACCGTGGGCGCAATTCGCGTTCCGAGCGATTGGGCTGACGGCATTCGGGGTCGTGTCGCTGAATGAGATGAGGGGCGCGCTCGCGCGCAGCCGTTGGGCAGCGAGTGCAACGATGGGGTGCATCCTGATCGTCGCAACATCCGGCCTCTCGGCGGCGGTCTCGATCAATCGGGGCAAGAGTCTCGAAGCTATGCTCAACTTACTCGCCATCGCAGGGCTCTTCCTCACCGCGGCTATCGTGCTGCGCGGAAAGAAATTTTTCCGCGGCGTCGCGCTGCTCGAGGTGCTTGCGGCCGTACCCGTGGCCGCCGTGGGTATCGCCCAGCACTTCCGTCCCGATCTGGTGCCGGCCGGGAATTCCTATCCCGGACGCGCTCTCGGCCCGTTCGGGCAGCCGAATCGTCTCGGCGGTTACCTGATCGCGCTGATCCCTCTCGCTCTCGCGCTCTCCTTCTCAATTCAGGATCGCTTGCTCCGCCTCGGGCTTCTTCTCGCCGTGTTCGCGTTCACGCTCTGCCTTGTCGCGACCTATTCGCGCGGCGCGTGGATCGGATTCGCCGTGGGGCTGCTCTCGCTCGCGGCGCTGCTCACCCGATGGCCCGAGCTCATGCCGCGGCCGGTCTGGATCGGCGCCGCGCTGGTCGCGCTTTTGGCGCCTGCGATCCTCCTTCTCCCGTCGATCCTTTCGCGCATCACGCCCAAGCCGTCCGCCGCGCCTGCCTGGAATCTTCCGATCGATCCGGAGCGGGAGGGGAGTGGCGCGATGCGGCGCGCCGTCTGGTCGGGCTCGGTGGCCGCGTTCGCGGCGCGGCCCGTTCTCGGATGGGGAATCGGTGCGTTTCGTGAGGGTTACGATCGGTCGAAGAGCGACCCGTTGAAGCGCCTCGAAGCCGTGGGCGGCCGCACCGCGGATCAAGCGCACAACTACTACCTCGAGACGCTCGCGGAGCGCGGTGTTCTGGGTCTCGCCGCGTTCCTGACGTTCGTGGCGCTCTGCGCCGCGGCGGGTCTCGCGGCGTTTCGCGAGGGCACGCCCGACTCCCGGCTGCTTGCGGCCGGGCTGCTCGCGTCCGTCGCCGCGCTTCTCGTCCACGCCGCTCTCGAGGACAATGTCTCCCTGGTTCCCCATGGCACGCTGCTCTTCGCGAACCTTGGCCTCCTGGTCGCGGTTGCGCCTGGGTCCAAGGATGTTCCATCCCGCCGAGTGCGGTGGGCCGGAGCCGCGGGCGTACTGGTCGCGGTCCTGGGAATCGCCGTGAGCGGGCTGAGCGCCATGGCGGCCACGACCGCGCAGGATGCCGTGAAGGCGACCGCCGTGGGGAGGCTCGATGAGGCGACGGCGCGATTCGCCGTGGCCACCCGTCTCGCTCCATGGGAGGAGCTGTACGCGGCCGGCCGCGGCAAGGCCGCCGAGTCTTCGGCTCGCGCGGGACGCGGGAGCGCGGCGCTTCGGGAAGCGGAATCCGGCTATCGGCGGGCCATCGCCTTGAACGGCAGCGATCCGGTCACGCGCCACGAGTTGGCCCGCCTCTACCTCTCGCACGCAACGGAATTCGGATCGGCGGGGATTGCGTCGGCGGAACGCGAGCTTCGCGCGGCGCTGACGCAGAACCCGCATTATGCCGAAATCCGGAACGACCTCGGCGTTGCCCTTCTCGCCCAGGGCGACCGGGCGGGGGCCCGCGCGGAGTTCCGCGCCGCCGGCGAAGGTCGGCCCGAATTCGTCGACCCGCTTCTGAATTTGGCGGTCCTGGCCCAAGAGGACGGGAATATCGCGGAGGCGACCCGGCTCGTAGCGATCGCGATCGAGCGGAATCCCGGCTCGGCGCGCGCGGCGAGGATGCGCGAGTCGCTCGAGGTTAGATCCGGAAAATGAATTCAAACGACAGACTCTGGCCATCTTGTGAAATGAAATCCAATTCGAAGGAACGAGAGCGAGAGGAGGTGAGCAGCCGGTCGTCGCGTGGTATTCGGCTAAGGCTCGA is part of the Candidatus Eisenbacteria bacterium genome and harbors:
- a CDS encoding dUTP diphosphatase; this translates as MTAPIAVRVLLEPHAVSPPAYQSEHASGVDLVAALDGEAEITPGQVLAVPTGIRLEIPPGYEGQIRARSGLAARHAIGVPNAPGTIDADYRGEVQVLLVNFGTRPYVVRRGDRIAQLVFAPVARATLETTSALTETARGEGGFGHTGR
- a CDS encoding insulinase family protein; this translates as MRTIRSWPLRIPAADAAAVGTGAGTARAAGRSRRADNGVSDRIENRPTEASASVGVSGGATGSSPVRLARAAAMTEESRFSRAVLPSGVVILGERMDSVRSVAVGAWVRVGSRHESAREAGMTHFLEHVVFKGTRHRDALQIALAIESVGGHLDAFTGREVTCLNARVLEEDLDLAVDVLADLALGPRLDPVEIEREKNVIAEEIHNYEDTPDDRVHDLFSELVWRGHPLGNRILGTVETVTGFTRDAIAAYHARCYTAPSILISVAGRFAWDQVVAVVAEKFGAAPAGSRIPAPAASTDGRGVVHQVKDLSQLYLCVGATGLPHEHPDRYALVLLSTILGGGMSSRLFQRVREQEGLAYSVYTYADSYSDAGIFCASMSVQPVHGRRAIQLTLDEFARVADERIPEAELASAKAQLKGNLLLGLESTTNQMTRLARSEIYSGRYVPVDELIASVDRITDDDVRRVAGELLSRDRLCLVALGSKTEKVFEASDLIPGAVA
- a CDS encoding polysaccharide deacetylase family protein yields the protein MREAPLAWTVIVLHQTPARFTAAPMGVSIPALRRVLRALLDRGHRFVGLDDSAPAGAPPGSIALTADDGYASQLTHLRPLLRELGIPWTVFVLAGMLGKRNDWDHPWVSPRERHLTPDEVRRLAGEGVTIGSHGMTHVNMTALPDAALEEELARSRETLRNLSSQPVDCVSYPWGLANERVTDAARSAGYRLGFGADVGHTTGGSAARAGASSFLISRLGLYGPDQLFPGLAAAAIGHSHPLRSFRGGLERVGQGLLGVAMASQARPRG
- a CDS encoding flippase-like domain-containing protein; translated protein: MSRSRLILLALGIVLSALAIVLLARSIDISAAMRALSRANMGWVVAGTLVTFVGYYLRALRWREILAPRVQPSMARLFSATMVGFLAINTLPARLGELVRAYVLARTEKIPTATVLGSLAVERILDMAMLGIFWALSLLIAPIPDWFRWSGYATIGIGGAIAAALWGLHATRGHAGWSEGRLIALLPKRLGGFISKGIPAFGAGLQVFGSPKLMAKASAWSIVAWVVSASVFLLVGLSLGLRVPVGAIFLLTFVVCLGISLPSSPGFIGVMEGACVMGLSIFGVGGPEALAFAILYHVTQLVPPLVLGTYFVFKQHLTPELIHLEGGADGEVVRKKRRQ
- a CDS encoding DUF3108 domain-containing protein, which produces MDRTSSFPGSRPPRSAIRTRFARSEAGWSAWDRACSGWPWRARRGPVADRGRGGLFTALLFLIASLGTLAAGQENSASPPDSVADSLGAAKPEAIPGANAGLAGGDSLAAGADVDPGLAPVPWKIGEYFQFSIDWNGLNGGGSLMQVQNIQRLDGRRVYRIVTKSESNSFVSKFYKVRDRAESYIDAESLYTRRFVKHLREGSYKKDVDVRFDQETHKAAYDDGATIDVPARVHDVLSAFYYVRTQPLPTGGTILLPTHDNKKSYDMEVKVHKRERVQVPAGTFDCVVVEPILKSEGVFKSKGSILVWLSDDARRIPVMVKSKVPVGSISISLTDMRLSFQRKQ